A region of the Thermogladius calderae 1633 genome:
TCATCAACTCTCACTTTAAGAACTTGGACTCGAACTCTTTCAAGTACTTAACGCTGGCCGACAAGTCTATGAATAGCTGCCTCGCCCTCCTCACCTCTTCGACCCCCACCTGCTCTCTACCGTTCTCGCCGGCTATTATGTAGGCGGGCTCCAGAAGCTGAACAGCGTACCTCAAGCTCGTCTCGGTCGCGAGCTTGACCAGCTCCTCTAGAGCTTCGTCGCTCAGCTTGATGTCCTCCTCCTCGGCTCTGATCTTGATTATCTCCCTCATCTCTTCAGAGGTGTAAGGTCTCGTTGGTATTATCAGCAACCTGTCAAGTAGGTCTAGGGGGATACCGTGCGGTGACTCGATGTCCGTACCCCTTATCTTGGCCATCCCCCTATTGGTCGCTAGGATGATCAAGGGGGAAAACTCGCTCTCCATCGCCCTCGTCAAGAAGCTGAAAGCCTCGATATCAAGCATGTGGGCATCGTCTATGAACAAGACTCCGGGGACTATCTCGCCCTTATTGCTCTCGATCCACTTCCTGACAGTCTCGTCGACCTCTTTCCTGACCTCCGGCGGTATCTCCTTCTCGAAGGCAAAACCGAAGAAGCTTATTAACGCTCTCTGGGAGGCAACGATCGTGTCCAGCTCGTGCAGCGTGAGGGTTCTGACAATCTCTTTCTCCTTCTTGACCGGGCCGCGAGGTATCTCGACAAGCCTCTTGGTCTCCACGTCGTACGTCTTCACCTCGGCGAAGTCCTTCGCCTTGCCCTCCCTAAAGACCTTGCCCGTCTCAGCGTCGATCCATATGACGTCACCCCTCCTAATCCCCATCTCGATTATCTGCTCGGTAATCTCCTCGCCGACCGTCAGCGGTACTTCCTCGTCCTTCGTAGCTAGCACTATGCGCGCTTCACGGGGTATGGTGAGGTAAGGTGCCAGGGGATGCCTTACTCTCTTGACTTTGACGTCCTTGACAACACCTTCGTAGACAAGCCTTCTCTCCCTTATCCTGACACCCAGAGACCTGCGTAGGGCCTCCATGAGTATTTCTGTCTTTTTCTTCTCACTACTGTAAATCTCGCTGCCGCTCATTATGACGAACGGTGTGTCTTCACCGAGCTCTCTCGCGATCGCGATGGCCAGCGCCGTCTTGCCGGTACCAGGGGGGCCGACGAAGAGGATGCCCCTGCCACTCATCCTGCCTGACTTTATTATTTGTACTATTATACCGGCCGCCTCCCTAGCTTCTCTCTGCCCCACTAACCCGTCCGCGACAGGTAAGGCCCTGCCCTTCTCGTCTAGTCCCAGCCCCCTTATGTGGCTGTGGGTGCTGATCCTCGCCCTCCTCCTGATAGTCTCCACTTTGATCTCTGGCATTGCTTACACCACCTTTCACACTGGGTAGCTCAAAACCTATAATCAATACTCTCTATAATTAGGAGTGGTCGTTTTATTCCTTGTATCTATCGAGTAGGGCCCTAATCCTCCTCGTTATCTCGTCACTCGAGAGCCCTGTGGCCTTTAACGCGTTGATCTTGTAGACCAGTAGGTCCTTGCCTATCTCTCCGTAGTTTCTTGCGAACAGCTTTAAGACCTCCTCGTCGACCTCCACGATACCGACGTCTACGAAGAATAGATCCGCCTTTTCGAGCACGTAGCTGGAGACAAGCCTTGCGTAAGCGCTTCCTCCGGACTTGGCTGCCTCGAATAGTACTAGGTATGTAGCGTTGGTGACCACGATCAAGGTGTACAGCGTGATCGTGAGGGGGTCGTACCCTTGTTCAAACGAGGTAGAAAGGCCCAATAGCCCTGCTAGTATGTCCAACAGGTATGAAGACGTTGCGGAGAAAGCGAAGAGGGGTACTGCAATAGCCCCCAGTACAAACGAGAGTAGCGTGACGAGTAGACCGGAACTCGTGTAGCATAGGAGAAACGCTATCGAAGACAGCATAACGGGGGCGGCGAGTTGTAATCTCTGCAACCTACTACTCCTGAGAGCGCGAGCATACGTCTCCTCCAGGGTGTTCCCAAGGTCCCTCAACAGGGACGCTATAGCTACGCTATCGAAACCCCTCTCGACAGCGTAGGCTAATTGCATCACCCTGTAGAGGAGGAGGTAGACCCCGAGAACTACCTCCTGGTTCAAACCGTATAGTTGGAGTCTACTAAGCCTATCATAAACTTCCTTGACTCTGTCGACCTCACTTCTGAGACTAGGGTTTTTCGCCGCT
Encoded here:
- a CDS encoding RuvB-like helicase; its protein translation is MPEIKVETIRRRARISTHSHIRGLGLDEKGRALPVADGLVGQREAREAAGIIVQIIKSGRMSGRGILFVGPPGTGKTALAIAIARELGEDTPFVIMSGSEIYSSEKKKTEILMEALRRSLGVRIRERRLVYEGVVKDVKVKRVRHPLAPYLTIPREARIVLATKDEEVPLTVGEEITEQIIEMGIRRGDVIWIDAETGKVFREGKAKDFAEVKTYDVETKRLVEIPRGPVKKEKEIVRTLTLHELDTIVASQRALISFFGFAFEKEIPPEVRKEVDETVRKWIESNKGEIVPGVLFIDDAHMLDIEAFSFLTRAMESEFSPLIILATNRGMAKIRGTDIESPHGIPLDLLDRLLIIPTRPYTSEEMREIIKIRAEEEDIKLSDEALEELVKLATETSLRYAVQLLEPAYIIAGENGREQVGVEEVRRARQLFIDLSASVKYLKEFESKFLK